A window from Flavobacterium gyeonganense encodes these proteins:
- a CDS encoding SusC/RagA family TonB-linked outer membrane protein, with translation MNKKHNSEKFFSERYQYYLYLLLMRSVTAFIWISMCSLYASPSLGQNKLHARFKNTPLIDFFATLEKQTDYVFFYNDEVLSTANTITLEKDATFEEILNSALKNNNLSYDIIDKQVVVKKNKKRPEQSEYELTGRVTDKKGAPLLGVNVVLKGKQTWDITRKEGDYRMRVSPNDTIVFSSLGFKTVTIPVNNKRIIDAVLVPDVMELHSVEITVSNGYTEIPKERVTGSFEVMGAKELAEVPTVDIASRIEGKMAGVKVDPRTGTISVRGTNNYSGSGRPLIVIDGFPQSTEDFNFSRRGVPGASILSYLNPDDVESITVLKDAAAAAIWGSRAADGVIVVVTKKGKKGDPIINFNATTTIGEKMDLGKLRVMNTSQYIDYEKDLVNGGFVVDNISDWQAKNPSAAQEIMFQQKRGTISISERDRLLNQLGQNDNLGQINKYLLRNSATRQYDLSVSGGSDKSTYYLSLGFNKDEAAMRGNESQSYNITLNNSFQLKSFLKLNTGINYVTSSFQTNTTANEALSNVSNFALRPYDMIADENGNGIDRYIIFRPEVAKGFEKKGYLPWTYNYLDELNYSNVVTKGANIRLNASLTATVNSWLNFEASGMFTSIGNKTKSLSELDSYFSRNMINEATSVSTAGKLVYGIPVGSYLYNTNIANQSQSMRFQMNINKNFNQDNALHFLAGSEVREERREGSSQRYYGYNTDTNSSTSVNPTIYYTTIYGWQNIIGTSDNSINKYRERYLSYYGLGSYDFMNRYHISGSVRFDDFNLLGASRRTRALPLWSVGGKWDINKEFFLREVSWLNNLSARVTYGKAGSTPPGGFGSQSAIISVGSVDFNTQLPTASISLPENTEIKWETTKTVNFGLDYAVFNNRLRGSADLYYKKTNDILTSLPFNPTSGWSFLTYNTASLKGHGIDLNISGLIINSGFKWNSSLTFAYNTNEVTDSRFQATTTSQYLSGITKEGSPIGYLYAYKWAGLDANGQSTVYKKDGTIINSTQGISMINKDDLKYMGRTIAPYFGGFMNDFSYKNFRLGVQITYYAGHVFRNTVLQNYPTYAGVQYGAVAKDELIADRWRQAGDEMITNVPGLSNISFNSLNRFQNADINVLPADNIRLQQISLGYNVPAEWLQKTFIKSLSFNFAARNLGLLWVKNDEGIDPQYLSNNNYNTLAPQRNYSLQFNCSF, from the coding sequence ATGAATAAAAAACATAATTCAGAAAAATTCTTTTCTGAACGATATCAGTATTACTTATATCTGCTGCTTATGAGATCTGTCACTGCATTTATTTGGATCAGTATGTGTAGTTTATATGCCAGCCCTTCCCTTGGACAAAATAAATTGCATGCCCGTTTTAAGAACACTCCGTTAATAGACTTTTTTGCTACTCTAGAAAAGCAGACGGATTACGTATTTTTTTACAATGATGAAGTGCTCAGCACAGCCAATACGATAACATTAGAGAAAGATGCTACTTTTGAAGAAATTTTGAACAGTGCATTAAAAAACAACAATTTAAGCTATGACATTATTGATAAGCAGGTTGTTGTGAAGAAAAATAAAAAAAGACCTGAACAATCAGAATACGAACTTACAGGAAGGGTAACCGATAAAAAAGGTGCGCCGTTACTTGGAGTAAATGTAGTTTTAAAAGGAAAACAAACCTGGGATATTACCAGAAAAGAGGGTGATTACCGAATGAGAGTTTCGCCCAATGATACTATTGTTTTTAGCTCTTTGGGTTTTAAAACAGTAACAATACCTGTTAATAATAAAAGAATAATTGATGCTGTTCTTGTTCCGGATGTAATGGAACTTCATTCTGTAGAGATTACTGTTTCTAACGGTTATACCGAAATCCCTAAAGAGAGAGTAACCGGCTCTTTTGAAGTTATGGGCGCCAAAGAGCTTGCCGAAGTTCCTACTGTAGATATTGCTTCAAGAATTGAGGGAAAAATGGCCGGTGTGAAGGTGGATCCAAGAACAGGTACTATTTCGGTAAGAGGAACAAACAATTATAGTGGTAGTGGCAGACCCTTAATTGTTATTGATGGTTTTCCGCAGTCTACAGAGGATTTTAACTTTAGCAGAAGAGGAGTTCCGGGAGCTTCTATTTTAAGCTACCTTAATCCGGATGATGTAGAGAGCATTACAGTTTTGAAAGATGCCGCAGCAGCTGCTATCTGGGGATCTCGTGCAGCCGATGGAGTAATTGTAGTGGTCACCAAAAAAGGAAAGAAAGGTGATCCAATAATCAATTTTAATGCCACCACTACAATAGGTGAAAAAATGGATTTGGGAAAATTGCGTGTCATGAACACATCCCAATATATTGATTATGAAAAAGATTTGGTTAATGGTGGGTTTGTGGTTGATAATATAAGCGATTGGCAGGCCAAAAATCCTAGTGCGGCTCAGGAAATCATGTTTCAACAGAAAAGAGGAACTATTTCTATATCAGAAAGAGACCGTTTATTAAACCAATTGGGACAAAACGACAATCTGGGTCAGATTAATAAATATTTATTAAGAAATTCAGCAACCAGACAATATGATTTATCTGTTTCTGGCGGAAGTGATAAAAGCACCTATTATTTGTCTTTAGGCTTTAATAAAGATGAGGCAGCAATGAGAGGCAACGAATCTCAATCGTATAATATAACGCTTAACAATTCTTTTCAGCTTAAAAGTTTTTTAAAATTAAATACAGGGATAAATTACGTTACTTCTAGTTTTCAAACCAATACCACTGCGAATGAAGCATTATCAAACGTATCCAATTTTGCGCTGCGTCCGTATGATATGATTGCTGATGAAAACGGAAATGGCATAGATCGTTATATTATTTTTAGACCAGAAGTTGCAAAAGGATTTGAAAAAAAAGGATATTTACCGTGGACTTATAATTATCTGGATGAATTAAATTATTCTAATGTAGTAACAAAAGGAGCTAATATAAGATTAAATGCAAGCTTAACAGCAACAGTAAACAGCTGGTTGAATTTTGAAGCCTCGGGGATGTTCACTTCTATTGGAAATAAAACAAAATCACTGAGTGAATTAGACAGTTACTTTTCAAGAAACATGATCAATGAGGCGACATCTGTAAGTACAGCAGGAAAATTAGTCTATGGAATACCTGTAGGATCGTATTTGTACAATACAAATATAGCTAACCAATCGCAAAGCATGCGCTTTCAGATGAATATCAATAAGAATTTTAATCAGGATAATGCTTTACACTTTTTAGCAGGTTCAGAAGTTAGAGAAGAACGTAGAGAAGGATCAAGCCAAAGGTATTATGGTTATAATACGGATACTAACTCATCAACTTCCGTAAATCCTACGATTTATTATACCACTATTTATGGCTGGCAAAATATTATTGGAACTTCTGATAACAGCATCAATAAATATAGAGAGCGTTACTTGTCTTACTACGGCTTAGGGTCTTATGATTTCATGAACAGATACCATATATCAGGAAGTGTACGTTTTGATGATTTCAATTTACTTGGAGCTTCCAGAAGAACCAGAGCATTACCATTATGGTCTGTTGGAGGTAAGTGGGATATCAATAAAGAATTTTTCTTAAGAGAAGTAAGCTGGTTAAACAATTTATCTGCCAGAGTTACTTATGGAAAAGCAGGAAGTACTCCTCCTGGAGGTTTTGGAAGCCAAAGTGCTATAATTTCTGTTGGATCTGTTGATTTTAATACACAATTACCAACTGCTTCTATTTCATTACCGGAAAATACTGAGATTAAATGGGAAACAACAAAGACAGTTAATTTTGGTTTGGATTATGCTGTTTTCAATAACCGTCTTCGCGGAAGTGCTGATTTGTATTATAAAAAAACCAATGATATATTAACAAGTTTACCTTTTAATCCAACATCGGGCTGGTCGTTTTTAACTTATAACACAGCTTCACTTAAAGGGCATGGTATTGATTTAAATATTTCAGGACTTATCATAAACTCAGGTTTCAAATGGAATAGTAGTTTAACTTTTGCCTATAACACAAATGAAGTTACAGACTCCCGTTTTCAGGCTACTACTACTAGCCAGTATTTATCGGGAATAACAAAGGAAGGCAGCCCAATAGGATACCTTTATGCTTACAAATGGGCAGGTTTAGATGCTAACGGTCAGTCTACGGTTTATAAAAAAGATGGTACAATTATAAATTCAACTCAGGGGATTTCAATGATTAATAAAGACGACCTTAAATACATGGGAAGAACTATTGCACCTTATTTTGGCGGATTTATGAATGATTTCTCGTATAAGAATTTCAGACTTGGTGTTCAGATAACATACTACGCAGGACATGTATTTAGAAATACCGTGTTGCAAAATTATCCTACTTATGCAGGCGTACAATATGGTGCAGTTGCGAAAGACGAATTGATTGCCGATCGCTGGAGACAAGCCGGAGACGAAATGATTACAAATGTTCCTGGATTAAGCAATATTAGTTTTAACAGTTTAAATCGTTTTCAAAACGCAGACATCAATGTACTTCCCGCTGATAATATTCGATTACAGCAAATTTCATTGGGCTATAATGTTCCTGCGGAATGGTTACAAAAAACTTTTATAAAATCATTGAGTTTCAATTTTGCAGCAAGGAATTTAGGATTGTTATGGGTTAAAAATGATGAGGGTATTGATCCTCAGTATTTGTCAAACAATAACTATAACACGCTGGCTCCGCAACGTAATTATTCTTTACAATTTAATTGTAGCTTTTAA
- a CDS encoding FecR family protein, translated as MQINFNNIPNDEKESLKEQIRHRLVQLEKKESGRKKRKKLLAYFAAASIILLAGLYINRSTDEKPLTDLERFAASAEKTEINFDSENISLVLQDKQAIAVNERSVISYGKNGEQVLIGKKAINTNTSNTASFNTVNVPYGKRTQIVLADGTTVWLNSGSSLIYPTQFVGSIREVYLTGEAAFDVSHDKTKPFFVKTKDCNVRVLGTVFNVSSYPEDETIQTALLKGKVRITYTKKGILKNQELQEDLTPGMIGKINKDKKNLKVESGRDVSSVLSWREGYFSFKSESLGTILNKLSKYYKIEFIKGANLNLNTSYSGSFALNENLNSLADALSSITNNTCQVNVNQRTITIK; from the coding sequence TTGCAAATTAATTTTAACAATATACCGAATGATGAAAAGGAATCCTTAAAGGAACAGATTCGTCATCGATTAGTTCAGCTTGAAAAGAAAGAATCCGGAAGGAAAAAAAGAAAAAAACTGCTGGCTTATTTTGCTGCAGCAAGCATTATTCTATTAGCTGGACTATATATAAACCGTTCAACTGACGAAAAACCTTTAACTGATTTAGAACGTTTTGCAGCAAGTGCGGAAAAAACGGAGATAAATTTTGATTCAGAAAACATTTCACTTGTTTTACAGGATAAGCAAGCTATTGCTGTAAATGAGCGTTCCGTAATAAGCTATGGCAAGAATGGCGAACAGGTTCTTATTGGAAAAAAAGCCATAAATACCAATACAAGCAATACAGCTTCTTTTAATACTGTTAATGTTCCTTACGGAAAAAGAACTCAGATTGTATTGGCTGACGGTACAACAGTATGGTTAAATTCTGGTTCTTCGTTAATATATCCAACTCAATTTGTTGGCTCAATTCGTGAGGTTTATTTAACCGGAGAAGCCGCATTTGATGTTTCACATGACAAAACAAAACCATTTTTTGTAAAAACAAAAGACTGTAATGTGAGAGTTCTCGGAACGGTTTTTAATGTGAGCTCTTATCCTGAAGACGAGACTATTCAAACTGCATTATTGAAAGGGAAAGTAAGAATTACTTACACCAAAAAAGGAATTTTAAAAAACCAGGAACTTCAGGAGGATCTAACTCCGGGAATGATTGGTAAAATCAATAAAGACAAGAAAAACCTGAAAGTAGAAAGTGGAAGAGATGTTTCGTCGGTATTATCCTGGCGTGAGGGTTACTTCAGCTTTAAAAGTGAGTCTTTAGGAACCATTTTAAACAAACTTTCAAAATATTATAAAATTGAATTCATAAAAGGAGCCAATTTAAACTTAAACACCAGTTACTCAGGATCATTTGCTTTAAATGAAAACCTTAATTCACTGGCTGATGCGTTGTCAAGTATTACAAACAATACTTGTCAGGTAAATGTTAATCAAAGAACTATTACAATTAAATAA
- a CDS encoding RNA polymerase sigma factor — translation MENTTTDIYLWQQIKKGDIPAFETLYDIYADVLLTFALQYTKDTTIAKDAIHDVFLDIYKYRSGLSESVNVKSYLFKITQRNILKKNQASQKIFHLNTEYDYITPKEASFEDALIDQENTLELNSKLAFAMQELTEKQRKALFYRFNEDKPYEEIASILEISIESCRTLIYRCLKELRKKL, via the coding sequence ATGGAGAATACCACTACAGATATATATTTATGGCAGCAGATTAAAAAAGGCGATATTCCCGCTTTTGAAACGCTATATGATATCTATGCTGATGTTTTGTTAACCTTTGCTTTACAGTATACTAAAGATACTACAATTGCAAAAGATGCTATTCATGATGTTTTTCTGGATATTTACAAATACAGAAGCGGTTTGTCTGAAAGTGTAAATGTAAAGTCTTATCTTTTTAAAATTACCCAGCGAAATATTCTAAAAAAAAATCAGGCCTCTCAGAAAATATTCCACTTAAATACTGAATACGATTATATTACGCCCAAAGAAGCATCATTTGAAGATGCTTTAATAGATCAGGAAAACACTCTTGAACTAAATTCAAAACTGGCTTTTGCCATGCAGGAACTTACCGAAAAACAGCGTAAAGCATTATTCTACAGATTTAATGAAGACAAACCTTATGAAGAAATTGCTTCTATTTTAGAAATCTCAATAGAGTCCTGTAGAACACTGATATACAGATGTTTAAAAGAACTTCGAAAAAAACTTTAA
- the nadB gene encoding L-aspartate oxidase, whose protein sequence is MMIHTNYLIIGSGVAGLTLALRLAEKFPKKNITIITKSNTDESNTKYAQGGIAIVIDKNKDSYQKHISDTIICGDGLCDEAIVKMVITEGPKRLKELIEWGAKFDKNPDGNLNLGKEGGHSENRVVHHKDQTGYEIERAILMQVCQKNNITVLDHHFAVDLITEENYCLGITVLDEKTKQLQTYKSDFTILATGGIGHLYGHTTNPVIATGDGIAMAYRAGATIKEMEFIQFHPTAFYEASTGSKFLISEAVRGFGAYLRTRQGHRFMMDYDSRQELASRDIVSQSIDLELKKSGDDCVYLDCTHLNPESFKKHFPMIYEHCLTSGIDIGKDWIPVVPAQHYVCGGIVVDTNGKTSVSNLFACGECSQTGLHGANRLASNSLLEALVYSGRIYEYLATPALEIKTTDYKISEKGKTAKPEIDPEYLAELKPRLQHLMRQNAGIVRSDNDLQNAKDQLLKWKNEMEQMEKTYQISVPFYELLNMITTGSLIVSQSLKRQENRGGFVKLKKLSV, encoded by the coding sequence ATGATGATACATACAAATTACTTAATTATTGGCTCCGGTGTTGCGGGACTGACACTTGCCCTTCGCCTGGCAGAAAAATTTCCGAAAAAAAATATCACTATTATTACTAAATCAAACACTGACGAATCAAATACAAAATATGCTCAGGGCGGCATTGCCATTGTGATTGACAAAAACAAAGATTCGTATCAGAAGCACATCAGTGATACAATTATTTGCGGAGACGGATTATGTGATGAAGCCATTGTAAAAATGGTTATTACCGAAGGCCCAAAACGATTGAAAGAACTGATAGAATGGGGTGCCAAATTTGACAAGAATCCGGACGGCAATCTTAATTTAGGTAAAGAAGGTGGTCATTCTGAAAATCGTGTTGTGCATCATAAAGACCAGACGGGTTATGAAATTGAACGCGCTATTTTAATGCAGGTTTGTCAAAAAAATAATATTACTGTGCTCGATCATCATTTTGCAGTCGATTTAATTACTGAAGAAAACTACTGTCTGGGAATTACTGTTTTAGATGAAAAAACGAAACAGCTTCAAACTTACAAATCAGACTTTACGATATTGGCTACCGGCGGAATCGGACATCTTTACGGACATACAACTAACCCTGTAATCGCAACGGGGGACGGAATTGCAATGGCTTATCGTGCCGGAGCAACTATTAAAGAAATGGAGTTTATACAATTTCATCCTACTGCTTTTTATGAAGCCTCCACAGGTTCTAAGTTTTTGATTTCTGAAGCTGTTCGTGGTTTCGGTGCTTATCTGCGTACCAGGCAAGGACATCGTTTTATGATGGACTACGATTCACGACAAGAATTAGCTTCCAGGGATATTGTATCGCAAAGTATTGACCTGGAACTAAAAAAATCCGGTGATGATTGTGTTTATTTAGATTGTACACATCTTAATCCTGAATCTTTTAAAAAGCATTTCCCAATGATTTATGAGCACTGTTTAACATCAGGAATTGACATCGGCAAAGACTGGATTCCGGTAGTGCCTGCACAGCATTATGTCTGCGGTGGAATTGTGGTTGATACTAATGGAAAAACATCTGTTTCCAATTTATTTGCGTGTGGCGAATGTTCTCAGACTGGTCTTCATGGCGCAAATCGATTAGCATCCAATTCATTACTGGAAGCTTTAGTTTATTCCGGCAGAATTTATGAATACTTAGCCACTCCTGCTTTAGAAATAAAAACAACTGATTATAAAATTTCAGAGAAAGGAAAAACAGCTAAGCCTGAAATTGATCCTGAATATCTGGCCGAATTAAAACCCAGACTTCAGCACTTGATGCGGCAAAACGCAGGAATCGTAAGATCTGATAATGATTTACAAAATGCGAAAGATCAGCTTTTAAAATGGAAAAATGAAATGGAGCAGATGGAAAAAACGTACCAGATTAGTGTGCCTTTTTACGAATTATTAAATATGATTACTACTGGAAGTTTAATTGTTTCACAATCTTTAAAACGACAGGAAAACAGAGGTGGCTTTGTTAAACTTAAGAAGCTTTCCGTTTAA
- the nadA gene encoding quinolinate synthase NadA: MDKIEIQNLKKQIIKLKKAKNAVLLAHYYQQTDIQEIADYVGDSLGLSQEAAKADADIILFAGVHFMAETAKILNPSKKVILPDVNAGCSLAESCPPDLFKKFTDQHPDHLVITYVNCSAEVKALTDIVVTSANAVKIVESIPKDKPIIFAPDKNLGKYVMSKTGRDMVLWNGSCVVHEAFSLDKLLELYKEHPDAKIIAHPESQTHILATASYIGSTSGMIDYVKRDSGNKFIVATEFGILHKMQEQVPEKILIPAPAKEDNTCACSECGYMKMNTLQKVYDCLVNESPEITVPEAIIQKALIPIERMIELSK, translated from the coding sequence ATGGATAAAATCGAAATACAAAATTTAAAAAAGCAGATTATAAAACTCAAAAAAGCAAAAAACGCTGTCCTTTTAGCACATTATTACCAGCAGACAGATATTCAGGAAATCGCTGATTATGTTGGCGACAGTCTGGGATTATCTCAGGAAGCAGCAAAAGCAGATGCTGATATTATCCTTTTTGCCGGAGTTCATTTTATGGCCGAAACAGCCAAAATTTTAAATCCTTCCAAAAAAGTGATTCTTCCGGATGTAAATGCCGGATGTTCATTGGCTGAATCGTGTCCTCCTGATTTATTCAAAAAATTTACGGATCAGCATCCTGACCATCTTGTGATTACGTATGTGAATTGCTCTGCAGAAGTAAAAGCCCTGACAGATATTGTGGTCACTTCTGCCAATGCCGTAAAAATAGTAGAATCGATTCCGAAAGACAAACCGATTATTTTTGCCCCCGATAAAAACCTGGGAAAATATGTGATGAGCAAAACAGGAAGGGATATGGTATTGTGGAATGGTTCCTGTGTCGTTCATGAAGCTTTTTCATTAGATAAATTACTGGAATTGTATAAAGAACATCCGGATGCAAAAATCATTGCCCATCCCGAATCTCAAACACATATTTTGGCTACTGCGAGTTATATTGGCTCCACTTCCGGAATGATTGATTATGTCAAAAGGGACTCGGGAAATAAATTTATTGTCGCTACCGAATTTGGTATTTTACATAAAATGCAGGAGCAAGTTCCTGAAAAAATATTGATTCCCGCTCCTGCGAAAGAAGACAATACCTGTGCCTGCAGCGAATGCGGTTACATGAAAATGAATACACTTCAAAAAGTATACGACTGTTTAGTAAATGAAAGTCCTGAAATTACTGTACCCGAAGCTATTATTCAAAAAGCATTAATTCCGATCGAAAGAATGATTGAATTATCCAAATGA
- a CDS encoding CopD family protein: MNHHLLLIIHLLSAAIWVGGHILLCVAYLPKSLKEKDPEIILYYEKKYEPVGMTSLFLLIVTGILMAYKYGVTLDYWFQFATPIESVVSSKLILLFTTTAFALSAQFRVLPKLKTNPGKLPEMTFHILSVTTIGIVMLIFGSFIRFGGF; encoded by the coding sequence ATGAATCACCATCTTCTCTTAATCATTCATCTTTTGAGCGCTGCCATTTGGGTCGGTGGACATATTCTGCTTTGTGTGGCCTATCTGCCTAAGTCATTGAAAGAAAAAGATCCTGAGATTATTTTGTATTACGAAAAGAAATACGAACCTGTAGGCATGACTTCCTTGTTTTTACTAATTGTAACAGGCATTTTGATGGCTTATAAATATGGCGTAACCCTGGATTACTGGTTTCAGTTCGCGACTCCAATCGAGAGCGTCGTTTCATCAAAATTAATTTTATTGTTCACAACCACAGCTTTTGCCTTAAGCGCCCAATTTCGGGTTTTGCCTAAACTGAAAACCAATCCGGGTAAATTACCCGAAATGACTTTTCATATCCTATCGGTTACGACAATCGGTATTGTAATGTTGATTTTTGGATCTTTCATTCGGTTTGGAGGCTTCTAA